In Nymphaea colorata isolate Beijing-Zhang1983 chromosome 5, ASM883128v2, whole genome shotgun sequence, one genomic interval encodes:
- the LOC116254495 gene encoding mitogen-activated protein kinase homolog NTF6-like, with product MDPNSVKGVPTHDRKYVQYNILGNLFEVSSKYVPPIQPIGRGAYGIVCSAKNSETKEEVAIKKIGNAFDNSVDAKRTLREIKLLCHMDHENVIQIKDIIRPPQKQNFNDVYIVYELMDTDLHQIIRSNQPLTSEHCQFFVYQLLRGLKYVHSANVLHRDLKPSNLLLNANCDLKICDFGLARVTSEADFMTEYVVTRWYRAPELLLNCSEYTAAVDIWSVGCILMEIIKREPLFPGKDYVQQLGLITELLGSPDDSDLGFLRSDNARRYVKRLPQFPKQPFSVKFPNASPAALDLAEKMLVFDPSKRITVEEALNHPFLRSLHEINEEPVCSTPFSFDFERLSFSEEDIKDLIYEESLRFNPDMMEIPF from the exons ATGGATCCCAATTCGGTGAAGGGCGTGCCCACTCACGACCGGAAGTATGTGCAGTACAATATTCTTGGTAACCTCTTTGAGGTCTCTTCGAAGTATGTTCCTCCCATACAACCGATTGGTCGTGGAGCATATGGCATCGTTTG CTCTGCAAAAAATTCCGAGACCAAGGAAGAGGTGGCTATCAAGAAGATTGGGAATGCTTTTGACAACAGTGTTGATGCAAAAAGGACTCTTCGAGAAATAAAACTCCTTTGTCATATGGACCACGAAAAT GTTATACAGATCAAGGACATCATCAGGCCAcctcaaaaacaaaattttaatgatgtatatattgtttACGAGCTTATGGATACAGACCTTCATCAAATCATCCGATCTAACCAGCCATTGACAAGTGAGCATTGCCAG TTTTTTGTCTACCAATTGCTAAGGGGACTGAAATATGTTCATTCTGCAAATGTTTTGCATCGAGACCTGAAACCTAGCAATTTGCTACTTAATGCAAATTGTGATCTTAAGATATGTGATTTTGGACTTGCTCGAGTTACATCTGAGGCAGATTTCATGACTGAATATGTTGTGACAAGATGGTACCGTGCACCCGAATTGCTTCTCAATTGTTCTGAGTATACTGCTGCTGTTGATATATGGTCTGTGGGTTGCATACTAATGGAAATTATAAAGCGGGAGCCATTGTTTCCTGGTAAAGATTACGTTCAGCAATTGGGACTTATAACTGAG TTATTAGGGTCGCCAGATGATTCTGATCTTGGATTTTTAAGAAGTGATAATGCGAGACGGTATGTTAAGCGCTTACCACAGTTCCCGAAGCAGCCATTTTCTGTAAAATTTCCTAATGCATCACCTGCTGCTCTTGATCTTGCTGAAAAGATGTTGGTCTTTGATCCTAGCAAGCGCATTACAG TTGAGGAGGCACTGAACCATCCATTTCTAAGAAGTCTTCACGAGATCAATGAAGAGCCTGTATGCTCAACCCCTTTCAGTTTTGACTTTGAGCGGCTATCATTCAGTGAGGAAGACATAAAAGATCTTATTTATGAAGAATCTCTAAGATTCAATCCTGACATGATGGAAATACCTTTCTAG
- the LOC116255125 gene encoding zinc finger CCCH domain-containing protein 11, protein MPPKQQSKAELAKKQKVVEDKTFGLKNKNKSKNVQKYVQSLQQSVQPKPDASKVAAKKKKEEEKAREKELNDLFKIAVSQPKVPVGVDPKSILCEFFKAGQCTKGFKCKFSHDLNVQRKGEKIDIYSDKRDEETMEDWDQETLEKVVESKKKEYNQNKPTDIVCKYFLEAVEKKQYGWFWVCPNGGKDCHYRHALPPGYVLKSQMKALLEEESEKISVEEEIENQRATLTTSTPLTPDLFMQWKKKKMEEREAGLAALRAERAKNDRMSGRELFLADASIFVDDAEAYEMYQREEPNEVEESVKNGTSEEGPSTSSTADGDDVLPEDDDDELDMDELNELEASLAKTSIQIREPGREEST, encoded by the exons atgccGCCGAAGCAGCAGTCGAAAGCAGAGTTAGCCAAGAAGCAGAAGGTCGTCGAGGACAAGACCTTCGGGCTTAAGAACAAGAATAAGAGCAAGAATGTCCAGAAGTATGTCCAGTCGCTGCAGCAGTCCGTGCAGCCGAAGCCTGACGCCTCTAAAGTTGCTGCAAAG aaaaagaaagaggaggagaaggcgagagagaaagagctgaATGATCTCTTCAAGATTGCTGTGAGTCAGCCCAAGGTTCCTGTTG GGGTCGATCCCAAGTCCATATTGTGCGAGTTTTTTAAAGCTGGCCAGTGCACAAAGGGTTTCAAGTGCAAGTTCTCGCATGATTTGAATGTCCAACGAAAAGGAGAGAAGATCGACATTTACAGCGATAAGCGCGATGAAG AAACGATGGAGGACTGGGACCAGGAGACATTGGAGAAGGTCGTGGAGTCGAAGAAGAAAGAGTATAACCAAAATAAGCCAACAGATATC GTCTGCAAATACTTCCTTGAAGCAGTTGAAAAGAAGCAGTATGGTTGGTTCTGGGTTTGTCCGAATGGTGGTAAAGATTGCCATTATAGGCATGCTCTTCCTCCTGGATATGTGTTGAAATCTCAGATGAAGGCTTTATTGGAAGAAGAGTCTGAGAAGATATCAGTAGAAGAAGAGATTGAAAACCAG CGTGCAACATTAACTACCTCTACACCACTTACACCGGACCTGTTCATgcaatggaaaaagaaaaagatggaggAACGGGAAGCTGGGCTTGCTGCCTTGCGAGCAGAGAGAGCTAAAAATGATCGTATGAG TGGTCGTGAACTGTTTCTGGCAGATGCTAGCATCTTTGTGGATGACGCTGAGGCTTATGAGATGTATCAGAGAGAAGAACCTAATGAAGTTGAAGAGTCG GTCAAGAACGGTACATCCGAAGAGGGACCAAGTACATCATCAACTGCTGATGGGGATGATGTGCTTcctgaagatgatgatgatgaactgGATATGGATGAGCTAAATGAACTTGAAGCCAGCCTTGCAAAAACTTCAATACAGATTCGTGAACCAGGCAGAGAAGAATCGACTTAA